From a single Paenibacillus sp. FSL R5-0345 genomic region:
- a CDS encoding phage adaptor protein, whose product MPTLGELRQRVFHATSGLYTETYHMDNLLNDALNQLVEIAKLRGVQTLSLVPGTDTYTLADNFKSPGQLLDTTDQNCAIPYELVDITENRFGYTIENGNIIIKPVPQQSKELTHYYYKYATQLVNDSDVPEIDSQYHDLLSTYASGMILLLPTLQIQDKTISDRYLVRWQEGKLNFANDMQRKNKATRGRTVNLW is encoded by the coding sequence GTGCCTACATTGGGTGAACTCAGACAACGCGTGTTCCATGCAACTAGTGGATTGTACACAGAAACGTATCATATGGACAATTTGCTTAATGACGCTTTAAACCAGTTGGTGGAGATCGCTAAGCTTCGTGGTGTTCAGACTCTATCGCTCGTTCCTGGCACAGATACGTATACTTTAGCTGATAATTTCAAGTCTCCCGGTCAGCTGCTCGATACCACCGATCAAAACTGTGCAATACCTTATGAACTGGTTGATATCACCGAGAATCGATTTGGATACACCATAGAGAACGGTAATATCATTATCAAACCTGTTCCGCAGCAATCGAAGGAACTCACACATTACTACTACAAATACGCCACGCAGTTAGTCAATGACTCTGATGTGCCTGAAATAGACTCGCAATACCATGACTTACTTTCAACCTATGCTTCTGGAATGATCCTGCTGTTACCGACGCTTCAGATACAGGACAAAACGATATCTGATCGTTATTTAGTAAGGTGGCAGGAAGGTAAATTGAACTTCGCTAATGACATGCAGCGCAAAAACAAAGCCACAAGAGGTCGAACGGTGAACCTGTGGTAA
- a CDS encoding glucosaminidase domain-containing protein — protein sequence MGRRGTIAGGVISPTATASGAKLNSSLGGALKNTGDIFSSIGSKYGIDPALLAAIAVHETGNGTSNAVKTKNNVGGMMGKNGLMTFSSIQEGIEKMASNLKRNYIDKGLTTIEAIQRKYAPSGAANDPNGLNDYWVNGVTTYYKKFSK from the coding sequence ATGGGGCGGCGAGGTACCATCGCCGGGGGAGTGATTAGCCCTACGGCAACAGCTAGTGGGGCTAAATTAAATAGTAGTCTTGGCGGCGCTCTTAAGAATACCGGAGATATATTCTCTTCTATTGGATCGAAGTATGGCATAGATCCTGCACTATTGGCAGCAATTGCTGTACATGAGACAGGAAACGGAACGAGCAATGCTGTTAAAACGAAGAATAATGTTGGTGGAATGATGGGTAAGAACGGGTTAATGACATTCTCCAGCATTCAGGAAGGCATTGAAAAGATGGCATCTAACCTTAAGCGGAACTACATCGACAAAGGGTTGACTACCATCGAGGCTATTCAAAGGAAATACGCACCAAGTGGAGCTGCTAACGATCCTAACGGTCTTAATGATTACTGGGTAAACGGTGTTACAACGTACTACAAAAAGTTCTCAAAGTAG
- a CDS encoding N-acetylmuramoyl-L-alanine amidase family protein codes for MKKKVVINAGHGGKDGGAIGYSKKLEKDFNLSVALKVEEKLINNPEIEVNLTRRTDIFVELLDISKHANDFGADCFVSIHANSGALSMTSGTETLYTNPISKSFAELMHPLILAVTGGKDRKVKYQNLSVCRNTKMPAILLEPEFISNPKAEAMLFDPSFQDKFADAIARGICLFLGVEYSTTAPTNPVVPPITTPSGTYPVEILIGEVKIPGLIIDSRAWVPAKELFSRIRSTWSFVGKSIQINGVPVETKIINNIGYIKTIDVQNVGLGKVFLDPDAVNTKRVYIYPTEVAQ; via the coding sequence ATGAAGAAAAAGGTAGTAATTAACGCAGGTCATGGTGGTAAAGATGGTGGCGCTATTGGATATTCAAAGAAGCTTGAAAAGGATTTCAACCTATCCGTAGCACTTAAAGTAGAAGAAAAACTTATTAATAATCCTGAAATCGAGGTTAATCTAACTCGCCGTACAGACATATTCGTGGAACTTCTCGACATTTCCAAACATGCCAACGACTTTGGCGCAGATTGTTTCGTATCTATTCACGCTAATAGTGGTGCATTGTCCATGACTAGCGGTACAGAGACACTTTACACTAATCCGATAAGCAAATCTTTTGCAGAGCTTATGCACCCGTTAATCCTTGCGGTAACCGGTGGTAAGGATCGCAAAGTAAAGTACCAAAACCTTTCGGTATGTCGGAATACTAAAATGCCAGCTATCTTATTGGAACCGGAATTTATCAGCAATCCCAAAGCTGAAGCAATGTTATTCGATCCTTCGTTCCAAGATAAGTTCGCTGACGCTATCGCGCGTGGAATCTGCTTATTCTTAGGTGTCGAATACTCAACTACAGCACCAACGAATCCTGTGGTCCCACCAATTACAACTCCTTCAGGTACGTATCCAGTTGAAATATTAATAGGTGAAGTCAAAATACCAGGACTAATCATAGACAGTCGCGCATGGGTCCCAGCTAAAGAGTTGTTCAGTAGAATTAGATCAACGTGGTCATTCGTAGGTAAATCCATTCAGATCAACGGCGTTCCAGTAGAGACGAAAATAATTAACAACATAGGCTACATAAAGACAATTGACGTTCAAAACGTTGGGCTTGGTAAAGTATTCCTTGATCCTGACGCTGTTAATACCAAACGAGTCTATATCTATCCTACGGAGGTGGCACAATGA
- a CDS encoding phage holin encodes MNDVWEAVQPQVTTVIISIVGILATVVLGMLALLQTRVKLWLDSKTSVAQREMIHKIAAEAYAYAEKEYKNQNSASNLKLNAAFSYTSDRLGKAGIKVTPEEIKGAIEKAVQDYKIKQVS; translated from the coding sequence ATGAACGACGTATGGGAAGCCGTGCAGCCGCAAGTAACTACGGTTATTATCTCAATTGTTGGGATACTAGCGACTGTCGTTCTTGGAATGCTGGCTTTGTTACAGACCAGAGTTAAACTGTGGCTGGACTCTAAAACGTCCGTGGCACAGAGAGAGATGATTCACAAGATAGCAGCTGAAGCTTATGCATACGCAGAAAAAGAGTACAAGAATCAAAACAGCGCAAGTAACCTTAAACTAAACGCTGCTTTCTCTTATACGTCAGACAGGCTCGGCAAGGCGGGTATCAAGGTAACACCGGAGGAAATCAAGGGAGCCATTGAAAAAGCAGTACAAGACTATAAGATAAAGCAGGTGAGTTAA
- a CDS encoding S1C family serine protease, with protein sequence MKKIFIIIISTLLFSSPVYAYNYNEPHNEVLQAQLETARSKTLHVVALTEKIFQGTTIVFGTGALLDGGYILTNEHVIAGSTSIVVNTYDKQRYDAELIASDYIKDLALLKINTDTKGFVLADESLLYVGMPIMSIGNPQGLAMWSYSEGTLLNLIQRCKWVTGESYNLMGDNQVLGGNSGGPLLNSKGELIGIVRGTAPDRSFSITLKDIKEFMTKSLP encoded by the coding sequence ATGAAGAAAATATTTATTATCATCATTTCCACGTTGCTATTCTCTTCTCCGGTTTATGCCTACAATTACAATGAACCGCATAATGAAGTGTTACAAGCTCAACTCGAAACGGCTCGTAGTAAGACCTTGCACGTGGTAGCACTAACTGAAAAGATATTCCAAGGAACCACAATAGTGTTTGGAACTGGAGCACTGTTGGATGGAGGATATATCCTTACAAACGAACACGTCATTGCAGGAAGTACCAGCATTGTAGTGAACACATATGACAAACAAAGATATGATGCTGAGTTGATCGCATCGGATTACATTAAAGATTTAGCATTACTAAAAATAAATACTGACACTAAGGGATTTGTCCTCGCGGATGAATCCCTTTTGTATGTCGGAATGCCTATTATGAGCATCGGAAACCCACAAGGATTAGCTATGTGGTCTTACAGTGAAGGAACGTTACTTAATCTAATCCAGCGTTGCAAATGGGTAACAGGTGAATCGTACAATCTAATGGGTGATAATCAGGTATTAGGTGGCAATAGCGGAGGGCCATTATTAAACAGCAAAGGTGAACTTATTGGAATTGTCCGTGGAACTGCTCCAGATCGGTCATTTTCTATTACACTGAAGGATATCAAAGAATTCATGACTAAGAGCCTTCCTTAA
- a CDS encoding type II secretion system F family protein has product MKFAAEKSKEADSGGHSLLPDYTVYELTLVQKILAIAVGSLLLFVVGYLFYHHWILSLLLMPGGVYAPRILRNYLLKRRRSMLNLQFKQTLFSLSSSLSAGRSVENAFREAVQDLRMLDPEGGGDMISELNIICTRMEYGQPVEEALRDFSERAGMEDIERFADVFSVCKRTGGDLVEVVRRTSTIIGEKLDIQQDIAVSIAQKKFEAKALLISPLIMVIFMSLTAGDYMEPMYTGAGIAISTLALIALFLCYLWTTKIMDIPL; this is encoded by the coding sequence ATTAAGTTTGCTGCTGAAAAGTCTAAGGAAGCTGATTCCGGAGGCCATTCATTATTGCCGGATTATACGGTTTACGAGTTGACTTTGGTACAGAAAATTCTGGCAATCGCAGTAGGCAGTTTGCTGCTGTTTGTAGTGGGATATCTTTTTTATCATCATTGGATACTGTCTTTACTACTTATGCCAGGTGGGGTGTATGCACCTCGTATACTGCGTAATTATTTGCTGAAAAGACGCCGGAGTATGCTTAATTTACAGTTTAAACAGACGTTATTTTCATTGTCTTCCTCGCTCTCAGCAGGGCGCTCGGTCGAGAATGCTTTCCGGGAAGCAGTGCAGGATTTACGTATGCTCGACCCGGAGGGAGGCGGCGATATGATCTCGGAGCTAAATATTATCTGTACGCGCATGGAATACGGTCAGCCAGTGGAAGAAGCACTACGGGATTTCAGTGAAAGAGCTGGAATGGAAGATATCGAGCGATTTGCTGACGTGTTCTCTGTATGTAAACGTACTGGTGGTGATCTTGTAGAAGTAGTACGGCGTACATCCACGATTATCGGAGAGAAGCTAGATATTCAGCAGGATATTGCTGTAAGCATTGCACAGAAGAAGTTCGAGGCTAAAGCACTGCTGATATCCCCACTGATCATGGTGATCTTTATGAGTTTAACTGCAGGAGACTATATGGAGCCTATGTATACGGGAGCGGGTATAGCCATATCGACACTAGCGCTTATTGCGTTGTTCTTATGTTATCTCTGGACTACTAAAATAATGGACATTCCGCTGTGA